GCACCCCAGGGTGCAGCCCCTTACGGCGCCCCCGGCCCGCGTGGTCCTTACGGCGCGCCCATGGCCCCGCAGGCCCCGGCTCAGCCTGCCAACTAAGATCCCCTTGGATCTTCATGGCGCAGGGAGGCGCCAGCAACCCGCTTCGGCGGGTTTTGTTTTGTCCGTGGCTAAATGAACTTATTTGCCTAACGGACATGGAGCGGACAGCGACACCCTTGAACATGAAACCTATTACTACAGAGGAATTGCCCATGCCTTTCCGAGCAATCGCCCTCGCCGCCGCCCTTGGCTGCGGCCTGCCCACCAGTCTTCAGGCCTCCTTCATCGATGCCGACCTGATTTACTCCAGCGGCAAGTCCGCCGCGCCGAAAAAGACCCAGCGCCATCGGTCGGCGCGGGCACGGGCGCGGCCCAAGTCTGAGCTGGAATGCATGGCACGCAACATCTATTTCGAGGCCGGGGTGGAGGACGCCAAGGGCAAGATCGCCGTGGCCAATGTCACCATGAATCGGGTCAAATCCAAACACTACCCCCGCTCCGTCTGTGGCGTGGTATTTCAACGCGGGGGCAAGAGCTGCGCCTTCAGCTGGACCTGCGACGCCAAGGGCAACAGGCCGCCGCGCAACAAGCTCTATCGACAATCGCTGCAGATCGCACGGCTGGCCCTGTCTGGGGCGCTGAAGGATGTCACCGGCCAGGCCGACCACTACCACGCCGACTATGTGCGCCCCGGCTGGCGCAAGCCCGACAAGCTCAGCGCCCGTATCGGTCGGCATATCTTCTACAAGATGCTGGACGGTTGAGCCCACCGGCCCGGGTCGGCTACCAGCTGGCCAGATAGACCACCGAGATATAGCGCAGCGCCTTACCCCCGCCCACCAGCAGCAAAAACAGCCAGAGACGCACCTTCATGATACCGGCGATCAGGGTCAGGGCATCGCCCCCCACCGGGGCCCAGGCCAGCAGCAGGGACCAAAAGCCGTAACGCTGAAACCAGGCCTGGGCCCGCTCGATCTGCGCCGGGCTGAAATAGAACCAGCGGCGC
This is a stretch of genomic DNA from gamma proteobacterium SS-5. It encodes these proteins:
- a CDS encoding cell wall hydrolase, translated to MPFRAIALAAALGCGLPTSLQASFIDADLIYSSGKSAAPKKTQRHRSARARARPKSELECMARNIYFEAGVEDAKGKIAVANVTMNRVKSKHYPRSVCGVVFQRGGKSCAFSWTCDAKGNRPPRNKLYRQSLQIARLALSGALKDVTGQADHYHADYVRPGWRKPDKLSARIGRHIFYKMLDG
- a CDS encoding DedA family protein, whose amino-acid sequence is MMDLLLLFGSAFLAATLLPFYSEVVLFALLREGGDAVLLVAVATLGNTLGAVVNWYLGRYLLHFQQRRWFYFSPAQIERAQAWFQRYGFWSLLLAWAPVGGDALTLIAGIMKVRLWLFLLLVGGGKALRYISVVYLASW